CTCGGGCACCGGCTGCCGCCGCCGCTGCTGCTGATCATCGTGTCCGTGCTTGGCGTGAGCAACATCCTGAGCATCACCGGCGCTCGCTCGCTCTTTCCACTCATGCTGCCGCGAGCGCTCTGGGACCGCGCGAATGGGCTCGATACCAGCATGTATTCACTCACGGCGGTCATCGGTCCGGCGATCGCGGGCGTCGTCGTAGCGCGGTTCGGTCCAGAGGCCGCGTTGCTCGCGACCGCGAGCGTGGCGGCGATCGCGTCGGTCTCGCTGATCGGCGTCCACGAACCGATCGCCCGCACGGAGTCCGGGGGATCGTTGATTGGCGACGCATGGGCGGCGCTCCTCTACGTCGTTCGCCACCGCAGCCTGCGCGGCCTCGCGATCGCCTTGTTCATCTGCAACCTCGGATACGGCGTCGTCCCGGTCGGCATCCCCGTTCTCGTGCTGCGGCAGCTGCACGGCAACGCTGCGAACGTGGGGCAGGTGTTCGCGGTCTTCGGCCTAGCCGGCCTGGTAGCGGGCTTACTGATCGGCCGCATCAGCACCGAGGGACGCGAGCGACGGCTGATCGCCGCGTGCATGGCGATCCAGGTACCCGCGCTGGCGGTGCTGGCGTTCGCGACCTCGTTGCCCGTGGTGTTCGCCGTCGCCGTCGTCGAGGGCGTGGCCGGATCGGTCATCAACGTCGGGATCTTCGCGCTTCGTCAGCGGCGCACGGACCCTGCCTGGTTCGGCCGCGCCTTTGCTGTATCGATGAGCCTCAACTTTGCAGGGATCCCGATCGGATCCGCGCTCTCCGGCCCGTTGCTCGAGCACTCGATCGCCCTGCCCCTGCTGCTCGGCGCTGCCATCAACGTCGTCGCGGTGGCTGCCGCCCTTACGCTTATCCCGGCGCGACAGCCGGCCGAAGCCCGGTAAAGGACTCGCCCAGCACGCTCAGCAGGAAGGCGAGAGCTTCCTCGTCGTGCGCCGTCGAGACAAAGGACGCTTCGAACTGTGCGGGCGGAATCAAGACCCCTTTCTTCAGGAGACGCTGGAACCAGCTGGCAAAAAACGCCGTGTCGGCCTGCTTGGCCCCGGCGTAGTCGCGAACGGCCTGGTCGGTGAAGAAGGGTGTCAGCATCGACCCCACTCGGTTGACGGTTAGCGAGATCCCGGCTGCGGCCGCAGACGACTGCAGCCCGGCGGCGACGCGAGCTCCCGCGCCCTCCAACCGCCGGTAGGCGTGGTCGTCGAGTGCGTCCAGCGTGGCAAGCCCGGCCACCACGGCGAGCGGATTGCCGGAGAGCGTCCCGGCCTGGTAGACGGGCCCGGCCGGTGCGACCTGGTCCATGACCTCCCGGCGGCCGCCGTAGGCGCCGATGGGAAGACCACCGCCAAGGACCTTTCCCAGGCAGGTCAGATCCGGTGTCACGCCGTACAGTTCCTGCGCGCCACCCCGGGCGACGCGAAATCCCGTGATGACCTCATCGAAGATCAGCAGGCTGCCATCGTTCGTGGTGAGCTTTCGCAATCCTGCAAGAAAGCCTGGCGACGGTGGCACGACGCCCATATTGCCCGCAACCGGTTCGACGATGATCGCCGCAACCTGGCCTGGCCAGCGGTTCATGGCCGCCTCGACCTCATCGAGCGCGTTGTAGCTGACGACCAGGGTGTCCCCCGCGGCTCCGGGCGTGATCCCCGGCGTGCCGGGGATACCGAGCGTGGCGACGCCCGAGCCCGCCTCGACCAGCAACGCATCGGCGTGCCCGTGGTACCCGCCGGCAAACTTGATCAGCTTGGACCGGCGCGTCACCGCGCGCGCGAGCCGGACGGCGGACATCGCCGCCTCGGTCCCCGAATTGACCAGTCGCAGCATCTCGATGGCCGGCATCCGCTCCGATACCGCCGCTGCCAAACGTACCTCGCCCTCGGTCGGGGCGCCGAACGTCCAGCCACGCTCGAGCTGGGCGCGCAGCGCCTCGAGGACGGCGGTCGGCCGGTGGCCAAGGATGAGTGGTCCCCAGGAGCAGACGAGGTCCAGGTAGCGATGGCCGTCGACATCAAAAATCCACGGGCCCTGGCCGCGGGCGATGAACGGTGGGTTGCCCCCGACGGCGCGATAGGCGCGCACCGGGCTGTTGACGCCGCCCGGGATCAGGCGCTGTGCCTCCTCGAAGAGCGCGGCCGACCGATCGATGCCTACGATGGGTTCCGGTCGAGCTCGAAGGCGTCGTTGATGACGGCGGCTTCCAGGGTCGGGTCGGGGCTCTCGCGGAGCGCGCGGATTGGGCCGTGGAGAAACTTGGCGGTCAGGGCATCGGCGAGGTCGCGCATGGCCTCGCGCGTCTCCACCTCGCTCGCCGGGACCCGCGCCAGATGACGCTCGAGCACACCATCGCGCAAGCGCTCCACGCGACTCACCAGCGCTTGCACCGTCGGCGCCGACTCGCGAGCATCCAGGGCCTGCCCCGTCGCTCGCACCTCTTCCGCAACGATCTCCTCGGCGGCGGGAACGAAGGCCTCGCGTGCTTCGCGGTTGGTCTCGGCGACGCGTTGAAGGTCATCGATGTTCAGGAGGTGGACACCGGCAACGCCGGCAGCGTCGGGATCGACATCGCGCGGGACCGCCATGTCGACGATCAGCAGCGGGCGGCCGCCACGACGCTCCTGGAACGTCGTGACCCGGCCGGCGTCGAGCAGATGGTGCGGGGCGCTGCTCGACGAGACGATGATGTCGACCGAGCCGATGATCTCTTCGATCCCATCGAACGGAACCGCCGCCGCGCCGCCAGTCTGTGCGACCTCGTCGGCACGTTCGAATCGCCTCGAGGCGAGATAGACGCTGCCGATCCGTTGGTTGCGCAAGAGGCGCAACGTCACTTCGCTCATCTCGCCGGCGCCGAGCAGCAGCACATTCCGGCCGGCGAGGCCGCCAAGGACGTCCTGCGTCGCCGCCACTGCGGCATGGCCCACCGATACCGGCCGCCGCCCAAGCCCCGTTTCGTGGCGGATGCGCTTGGCGGCCCGCAGCGCGCCTCGGATGATGATCTCCAGCTGGGCGTCGAGCGCACCGGCCTGCCGGGCCAGCGACAGCGCCCGCTTGAGCTGTCCGAGCACCTGCGCCTCGCCGATCATCAGCGAGTCGAGACCGCCGGCCACCCGGAACAGGTGATCCATCGCATCGTCGCCCGTGAGCCGATACGCGTAGCGCTGCCAGGCCTCGAAGGGCAGCTGGTGCGGCCACAGGCCAAACGACTCGAAGAGCCGATCCGGAGTGTCGTTGGCAGAGGCGATCGCGTAGAGCTCGGTCCGGTTGCAGGTTGATAGCAGAACGCCGCTCTCGATCAGATCGTGATCGATGAGACGGCGAACGCACTCGCCGACCCCGGTCTCAGGAATGAAGACCTGCTCCCGGACGTCGAGCGGTGCTGACTTATGACTCAGGCCAAGAACGACAAACTTCACGGGACCCACGCCTAATGGTACGTGCAGGGGCCGTCGCTCAGACCGGGAAGACGCCGTGCTTGCGCTCCACCCGCGGGCGCTGGCTGGTCGCATAGGCGGCGAAGCGATCGACGAGCTCGGTCCGGAGCTCCGTGGGCGCCACGACCGCGTCGACGATCAGGTCCGACGCCAGCCGGTAGAGGTCGATGTCCTCTCGATACTCTTCCTGGAGCTTCTGAACGTACGCCGGGCGCTCGGCCTCCGGCAGCTCCTGGATCTTGTTGTAGAAGACGGCGTTGACGGCGGCGCTCGGGCCCATCACGCCGATCATCGCCGTCGGCAATGCCAGCGTCGCGTTCGGCTCGTACGCCGGACCGGCCATGGCATAGAGGCCGGCGCCGTACGCCTTGCGCACGATCACAGAGATCTTCGGGACAGTGGCCTCCGCCACCGCGGCGATCATCTTGGCGCCGTGGCGGATGATCCCCTGCCGCTCGACGACGGTGCCGATCATGAAACCTGGTACGTCGGCGAGAAAGAGCAGCGGGATGTTGAAGGCGTCGCACAGCCAGATGAAGCGTGCCGCCTTGTCGGCGGAGTCGACGAAGAGGATCCCGCCCTTTTGCATCGACTGGTTGGCGACCACGCCGACCACCCGCCCATCGATGCGCGCCAACCCACAGATGATCTCCTTTGCATAGAGCTTCTTGATCTCGAAGAAGCTGCCCGCGTCGATCACCCCGTCGATCAGCTGCTGCATGTTGAAGGCGCGCCCCTCGTCCTCGGGTACGAGGGTGTCCAGTGGCACCGGCGGCCTGGCCTCGGCCGAGGGGGCCGGACGAGGCGTCTCCGTCCAGTTCTGTGGGAAATAGGAGAGGTAGCGCCGTCCCGCCTCGATCGCCTCTTCGTCGGAGGCAACCAGGGTGTCGCCGACGCCGCTGACGGTCGAGTGCATTCGGGCCCCGCCCATCTCCTCGAGCGTCACCTTCTCGCCGATCACCATCTCCGCCATCCGCGGGGACCCGAGGTACATGCTGGCGTTGCCCTCGACCATGATCGTGATGTCGCAAAAGGCGGGGATGTAGGCACCGCCCGCGGCCGAGGGGCCGAAGAGCAGGCAGATCTGCGGCACCACGCCGGACAGTCGCACTTCCTGGTGGAAGATGCGACCCGCGTGCCGCCGCCCTGGGAACATCTGCACCTGGTCGGTGATCCGCGCTCCGGCTGAGTCCACCAGGTAGAAGATCGGGACGCGCAGCCGTTCGGCAGTCTCCTGGATGCGAATGATCTTCTCCACCGTGCGCGGTCCCCAGGATCCGGCCTTGACCGTCGGGTCGTTGGCCATCACGCACACCGTCCGCCCCTCGATCCGGCCGATGACCGTCACGACGCCATCGGCGCCGTAGCCGGGTTCCTCGCTGTGGGCGAGCAGTCCGTCCTCGATCAGAAAATCGGGGTCGAGCAGCAACTCGAGCCGGCGTCGAACTGGCAGCTTGTGCTCCTGCCGCAGTTTTTCCGCATACTTCGCCGACCCACCGGCCCGCGCCGTCTCGGATCGAACCTTGAGCTGGTCCTTGGCGTCCTGCTTCGCCGTCGGATCCGGCGCGCTCATGCCGAGACGCTTCCCGTTTCCGGCGGTGCCAGGGCGTGGATCCTGCCGGGCATCGGGGCGCCGAGGGTGCGCTCGAGTCCGCGGGACACCACAATGAGCCGGCTGACATCGACCCCGGTCGCGATGCCCATCGCCTCGAGCATCGCGAGGGCATCTTCGCTGCAGAGGTTGCCGGCCGCGCCGGGGGCGAAGGGGCTGCCGCCGATGCCGCCGACCGAACCTTCGAAGAGGTTGACGCCGGTTTCCAGCGCCGAGAGCAGGTTGGCCAGCGCGGTGCCGCGGGTGTCGTGGAAATGCGCGCCCCAGCGAATCGCGGGCAGCCGCTCCTTCAACGTCTGGAAGAGCGCCTCGACCTGCGCTGGGTTGGCGACGCCGATGGTATCGGCCAGCGCGATCTCCTCGATGCCGGCATCGGCCAGTGCCGCCGCGACCTCGGCCACCCGTTCCGGCGGAACCGCCCCTTCATAGGGACAACCGAACGCCACGCTGAGGCTCGCGTCGACCACGATCCGGTCGCGCCGTGCCTCAGCGGCGATCGACTGGATCTCCTGGAGCGTCTCCTCGACGGAGCAATTCAGGTTGTGCTGGTTGTAGCCGTCGGTCGCCGCCACCGTGACCGCGACGTTTCGAACGCCCGAACCCCGGGCCCGGTCGAGGCCGCGGCGATTCGGAACGAGTACGCGCAGCTGATCGATCCGATCCTGCAGCGCCTCGAGCACGGCCTCGGCATCGGCGAGCTGGGGCACCCATTTGGGGTGCACCATGGAGGTGGCCTCGACGCGTCGAAATCCGCAATCGAGCAGGCTCGCCACGAGGCCCACTTTTGCCGGGGTGGCCAGCGTCCGTGGCCAGCTCTGCAACCCGTCGCGGGGTCCGACTTCCACCCAGTCGACCCGCAGGGCCGCGCTCATTTGCCGGTGAACCGCGGCTCTCGCTTTTCGAAGAAGGCGGTGACACCTTCCTTCAGGTCATCGCTCAAGCCGAGCAGGGCGAGCTGGTCCTGCAGGTAGGCAATCGCCGACGGGAAGCTCATGTCCTGCATGCGGTAGAAGGCCTCGAGGCCGAGCCGCATGGCGATGGGGCTCTTTTTCGCGAGTTCGCCGGCGAGCGTGTCGACCTCGGCGTCGAGCTGCGCCGGCGGCACGTGCCGGTTGATGAGACCGATGCGGGCTGCCTCAGCGGCGTCGATGCGCTTGCCCGTCAGCATCAATTCCATCCCGGCTTTGCGCGGCACGTTGCGAAAGACGATCGCCATGATCATCATCGGGAAGACGCCGACGTTCACTTCGGGCATGCCGAATTGGGCGTCGCTGGCGGCGATGGCGAGGTCGCAGGCGGCTACGAGACCGAAACCGCCGGCGAGCGCGTGGCCGTTGACGCGGGCAATCGTTGGCTTGCCCAACTCCGTCATCGCGAGGAAGAGATCGGCGAGCTGACGGCGCTGGAAATAACGGTCCAGCTCGGGTTGCTCACTGCGAAAGCTGTTCAGGTCGGCACCGGCGCAGAAGACCTTGCCCGCCCCCGTGATCACGATGACCCGGATTTGCCCGTCGCCCTTGGCCTGCTCGAGCGCCGCGCCGAGTTCGGCCACCGTTTCCGTGCTCAAAGCGTTGCGATTGTCGGGACGGTTGATCGTGATCGTGGCGACCGCGTCGCGCCGCCCGTAGAGGAGGTTCTTGAACTCCACCGGCCAAGTATATGGGGCGTCATTTCGCGCTCCGTCACGGCGCTTCTAGAATGCAGTCGTGGAGGACGTCGTCCTGGTCGCGGCGGCCCGCACGCCGTTCGGCAAGCTGGGCGGTGGCCTCTCGACGTTGACGGCGCCCGAGCTCGGCGCCTCCGTCATCAAGGAAGTCCTCAACCGCGCCCACGTCGACGGCGCCGACGTCGACCAGGTCATCATGGGCACGGTCATCACCGCCGGCATGGGCCAGATTCCGGCGCGGCAGGCCGCCATCCAGGCGGGGCTGCCGACGAGCGTCCCAGCGCTGACCGTCAACAAGGTCTGCGCGTCATCGCTCAAGGCCGTCAACCTGGCGGCGCTGCTGATCCGCAACGGTGATGCCGACGCCGTCGTTGCCGGTGGGATGGAAAGCATGAGCCAGGCGCCCTACCTGCTGGAGAAGGCGCGCTTCGGCTATCGCCTTGGGGACGGCGCGCTGGTTGACAGCATGGTGCGCGACGGCCTGATCGATCCGGCCAACGGCTGCCACATGGCGGTCGAGGGCAGCAATGTCGCGAAGGAGTTCGAGGTTTCGCGCGAACGGCAGGACGAGTATGCCTACGACAGCCAGCAGCGCTACGCAAGGGCCCTCAAAGCCGGCTCCTTCAAGGGGGAACTCATCC
This genomic stretch from Candidatus Dormiibacterota bacterium harbors:
- the hemA gene encoding glutamyl-tRNA reductase, giving the protein MKFVVLGLSHKSAPLDVREQVFIPETGVGECVRRLIDHDLIESGVLLSTCNRTELYAIASANDTPDRLFESFGLWPHQLPFEAWQRYAYRLTGDDAMDHLFRVAGGLDSLMIGEAQVLGQLKRALSLARQAGALDAQLEIIIRGALRAAKRIRHETGLGRRPVSVGHAAVAATQDVLGGLAGRNVLLLGAGEMSEVTLRLLRNQRIGSVYLASRRFERADEVAQTGGAAAVPFDGIEEIIGSVDIIVSSSSAPHHLLDAGRVTTFQERRGGRPLLIVDMAVPRDVDPDAAGVAGVHLLNIDDLQRVAETNREAREAFVPAAEEIVAEEVRATGQALDARESAPTVQALVSRVERLRDGVLERHLARVPASEVETREAMRDLADALTAKFLHGPIRALRESPDPTLEAAVINDAFELDRNPS
- the hemL gene encoding glutamate-1-semialdehyde 2,1-aminomutase — protein: MVGIDRSAALFEEAQRLIPGGVNSPVRAYRAVGGNPPFIARGQGPWIFDVDGHRYLDLVCSWGPLILGHRPTAVLEALRAQLERGWTFGAPTEGEVRLAAAVSERMPAIEMLRLVNSGTEAAMSAVRLARAVTRRSKLIKFAGGYHGHADALLVEAGSGVATLGIPGTPGITPGAAGDTLVVSYNALDEVEAAMNRWPGQVAAIIVEPVAGNMGVVPPSPGFLAGLRKLTTNDGSLLIFDEVITGFRVARGGAQELYGVTPDLTCLGKVLGGGLPIGAYGGRREVMDQVAPAGPVYQAGTLSGNPLAVVAGLATLDALDDHAYRRLEGAGARVAAGLQSSAAAAGISLTVNRVGSMLTPFFTDQAVRDYAGAKQADTAFFASWFQRLLKKGVLIPPAQFEASFVSTAHDEEALAFLLSVLGESFTGLRPAVAPG
- a CDS encoding enoyl-CoA hydratase-related protein, whose protein sequence is MEFKNLLYGRRDAVATITINRPDNRNALSTETVAELGAALEQAKGDGQIRVIVITGAGKVFCAGADLNSFRSEQPELDRYFQRRQLADLFLAMTELGKPTIARVNGHALAGGFGLVAACDLAIAASDAQFGMPEVNVGVFPMMIMAIVFRNVPRKAGMELMLTGKRIDAAEAARIGLINRHVPPAQLDAEVDTLAGELAKKSPIAMRLGLEAFYRMQDMSFPSAIAYLQDQLALLGLSDDLKEGVTAFFEKREPRFTGK
- a CDS encoding hydroxymethylglutaryl-CoA lyase; protein product: MSAALRVDWVEVGPRDGLQSWPRTLATPAKVGLVASLLDCGFRRVEATSMVHPKWVPQLADAEAVLEALQDRIDQLRVLVPNRRGLDRARGSGVRNVAVTVAATDGYNQHNLNCSVEETLQEIQSIAAEARRDRIVVDASLSVAFGCPYEGAVPPERVAEVAAALADAGIEEIALADTIGVANPAQVEALFQTLKERLPAIRWGAHFHDTRGTALANLLSALETGVNLFEGSVGGIGGSPFAPGAAGNLCSEDALAMLEAMGIATGVDVSRLIVVSRGLERTLGAPMPGRIHALAPPETGSVSA
- a CDS encoding acyl-CoA carboxylase subunit beta; the protein is MSAPDPTAKQDAKDQLKVRSETARAGGSAKYAEKLRQEHKLPVRRRLELLLDPDFLIEDGLLAHSEEPGYGADGVVTVIGRIEGRTVCVMANDPTVKAGSWGPRTVEKIIRIQETAERLRVPIFYLVDSAGARITDQVQMFPGRRHAGRIFHQEVRLSGVVPQICLLFGPSAAGGAYIPAFCDITIMVEGNASMYLGSPRMAEMVIGEKVTLEEMGGARMHSTVSGVGDTLVASDEEAIEAGRRYLSYFPQNWTETPRPAPSAEARPPVPLDTLVPEDEGRAFNMQQLIDGVIDAGSFFEIKKLYAKEIICGLARIDGRVVGVVANQSMQKGGILFVDSADKAARFIWLCDAFNIPLLFLADVPGFMIGTVVERQGIIRHGAKMIAAVAEATVPKISVIVRKAYGAGLYAMAGPAYEPNATLALPTAMIGVMGPSAAVNAVFYNKIQELPEAERPAYVQKLQEEYREDIDLYRLASDLIVDAVVAPTELRTELVDRFAAYATSQRPRVERKHGVFPV
- a CDS encoding MFS transporter, which produces MPGSVEPSYAALLRVPGFARVVLGTLLARLGGQMWEIVLVLFVLQRYQSPSLAGLTVLLAIVPGLALSPIAGALLDRQGRLRLMILDYAVTAVLMATIVVLSLGHRLPPPLLLIIVSVLGVSNILSITGARSLFPLMLPRALWDRANGLDTSMYSLTAVIGPAIAGVVVARFGPEAALLATASVAAIASVSLIGVHEPIARTESGGSLIGDAWAALLYVVRHRSLRGLAIALFICNLGYGVVPVGIPVLVLRQLHGNAANVGQVFAVFGLAGLVAGLLIGRISTEGRERRLIAACMAIQVPALAVLAFATSLPVVFAVAVVEGVAGSVINVGIFALRQRRTDPAWFGRAFAVSMSLNFAGIPIGSALSGPLLEHSIALPLLLGAAINVVAVAAALTLIPARQPAEAR